A stretch of the Vigna radiata var. radiata cultivar VC1973A chromosome 7, Vradiata_ver6, whole genome shotgun sequence genome encodes the following:
- the LOC106767852 gene encoding very-long-chain 3-oxoacyl-CoA reductase-like protein At1g24470 isoform X1 — protein sequence MVTAAACNRVDDCVFIVSCLGFIVTLHYLLSLSAWIFRTCFRSEKNLIRTYGSWAVVTGATDGIGKAFACQLAERGLNLILVSRTLQKLEAVAREIKAKNPKARVKVVAMDFACGDLSEGLRRVEKASEGLDVGLLVNNVGVTYPKAMFFDEVEESVWMKIVRVNVEGTTKVTKCVLRGMLERRKGAIVNIGSGAAAVLPSHPLFTVYAATKAYVEQFSRSLYVEYRQYGIHVQCQVPLYVATKMVSKVAFIEKDSVFIPTAEAYARAAIAEIGYKPKSIPYWAHSVQGFFAHCIPNSLLDAWRFSIGVRRRNNHKSFTSDVKSTFSGHVKAIK from the exons ATGGTTACAGCAGCAGCATGTAACAGAGTTGATGACTGTGTCTTCATAGTCTCATGCCTCGGTTTCATCGTCACGCTCCACTACCTCCTCTCCCTCTCCGCATGGATCTTCCGAACCTGTTTCCGATCCGAGAAGAACCTAATCCGAACCTACGGTTCCTGGGCTGTGGTCACCGGAGCCACCGACGGCATCGGAAAGGCCTTCGCCTGCCAGCTGGCAGAGCGAGGGCTCAACCTCATCCTCGTCAGCAGAACCTTGCAGAAGCTGGAAGCCGTTGCGCGTGAAATCAAGGCGAAGAATCCGAAGGCGCGCGTGAAGGTGGTGGCTATGGACTTCGCGTGCGGGGATCTGTCGGAGGGGCTGCGGCGCGTGGAGAAGGCGAGTGAGGGGCTGGATGTTGGATTGTTGGTGAACAACGTGGGAGTGACGTATCCGAAGGCGATGTTTTTCGACGAAGTGGAGGAGAGTGTGTGGATGAAGATTGTTAGAGTTAACGTGGAAGGAACAACGAAAGTAACGAAATGCGTTCTGCGTGGGATGTTGGAAAGACGAAAGGGAGCGATCGTTAACATCGGTTCCGGTGCTGCAGCGGTTCTCCCTTCTCATCCTCTCTTCACGGTGTACGCTGCCACCAAGGC TTACGTGGAGCAATTTTCAAGATCTCTATACGTAGAGTATAGACAATACGGGATACATGTGCAATGTCAG GTACCACTGTACGTTGCAACGAAGATGGTGTCAAAGGTGGCTTTTATCGAAAAAGATTCAGTTTTTATACCAACGGCTGAAGCTTATGCAAGAGCTGCAATCGCTGAAATTGGGTATAAACCAAAGTCCATACCTTATTGGGCCCACTCGGTTCAAGGTTTCTTCGCACACTGCATCCCCAATTCTCTGCTTGATGCTTGGCGATTCTCCATCGGTGTTCGCCGCCGGAATAACCATAAATCCTTCACGTCCGACGTCAAATCTACTTTCTCCGGCCACGTCAAGGCtataaaataa
- the LOC106767852 gene encoding very-long-chain 3-oxoacyl-CoA reductase-like protein At1g24470 isoform X2 codes for MVTAAACNRVDDCVFIVSCLGFIVTLHYLLSLSAWIFRTCFRSEKNLIRTYGSWAVVTGATDGIGKAFACQLAERGLNLILVSRTLQKLEAVAREIKAKNPKARVKVVAMDFACGDLSEGLRRVEKASEGLDVGLLVNNVGVTYPKAMFFDEVEESVWMKIVRVNVEGTTKVTKCVLRGMLERRKGAIVNIGSGAAAVLPSHPLFTVYVEQFSRSLYVEYRQYGIHVQCQVPLYVATKMVSKVAFIEKDSVFIPTAEAYARAAIAEIGYKPKSIPYWAHSVQGFFAHCIPNSLLDAWRFSIGVRRRNNHKSFTSDVKSTFSGHVKAIK; via the exons ATGGTTACAGCAGCAGCATGTAACAGAGTTGATGACTGTGTCTTCATAGTCTCATGCCTCGGTTTCATCGTCACGCTCCACTACCTCCTCTCCCTCTCCGCATGGATCTTCCGAACCTGTTTCCGATCCGAGAAGAACCTAATCCGAACCTACGGTTCCTGGGCTGTGGTCACCGGAGCCACCGACGGCATCGGAAAGGCCTTCGCCTGCCAGCTGGCAGAGCGAGGGCTCAACCTCATCCTCGTCAGCAGAACCTTGCAGAAGCTGGAAGCCGTTGCGCGTGAAATCAAGGCGAAGAATCCGAAGGCGCGCGTGAAGGTGGTGGCTATGGACTTCGCGTGCGGGGATCTGTCGGAGGGGCTGCGGCGCGTGGAGAAGGCGAGTGAGGGGCTGGATGTTGGATTGTTGGTGAACAACGTGGGAGTGACGTATCCGAAGGCGATGTTTTTCGACGAAGTGGAGGAGAGTGTGTGGATGAAGATTGTTAGAGTTAACGTGGAAGGAACAACGAAAGTAACGAAATGCGTTCTGCGTGGGATGTTGGAAAGACGAAAGGGAGCGATCGTTAACATCGGTTCCGGTGCTGCAGCGGTTCTCCCTTCTCATCCTCTCTTCACGGT TTACGTGGAGCAATTTTCAAGATCTCTATACGTAGAGTATAGACAATACGGGATACATGTGCAATGTCAG GTACCACTGTACGTTGCAACGAAGATGGTGTCAAAGGTGGCTTTTATCGAAAAAGATTCAGTTTTTATACCAACGGCTGAAGCTTATGCAAGAGCTGCAATCGCTGAAATTGGGTATAAACCAAAGTCCATACCTTATTGGGCCCACTCGGTTCAAGGTTTCTTCGCACACTGCATCCCCAATTCTCTGCTTGATGCTTGGCGATTCTCCATCGGTGTTCGCCGCCGGAATAACCATAAATCCTTCACGTCCGACGTCAAATCTACTTTCTCCGGCCACGTCAAGGCtataaaataa